One Chanodichthys erythropterus isolate Z2021 chromosome 10, ASM2448905v1, whole genome shotgun sequence DNA segment encodes these proteins:
- the camsap2a gene encoding calmodulin-regulated spectrin-associated protein 2a, whose translation MGDLTDSRDPKKTFIVPAIKSFEHYDFNRAKIRASLTWLVAKAFGTDNVPEDLNEPFYRDQYEQEHLKPPVAGLLLSAELYCRAGSLILKSDAVKPLLGHDAVIQALAQKGLYVTDQERLVTERDLQKKPILMSAHLAMIDTLMMAYTVETVSVEKVMACMQQYSTDYPDGDVPYDTEDAVTSWMNKVNEYLKEIIIQEQRRMEAQNAEPVENPKSPTKWYMKLVPARYRKEQVLPKMVPWIPPVDNLLKDSTDGCALAALLHFYCPAIVSLGDICLKETMSLADSLYNLQLIQDFCREHLNHCCHFNLEDMLYAHSSLKNNYLVFMAELFWWFEVVKPPFVQPQVLDTEAPAPSLKNLPSVPISKVTKRSFMERPPSPDRPSLPLRPQPQTSGSGEIRRSTSMSFVDSFMGTWPKEKKSAAQGVSFEIPFDKECTNQTPTGRGMTRSASTEGFGFKVPHGTRGIKRNLSFQPINGKNMGIEEEGCPDSQPQNLNSRLNGSGPPSIEEALEIIHNSEKQSQSPRAHATGEGFFLHLQNKSELNPKAKDGELDSISESFKGVASSSTTEVDTGIHVRTEDIQETLDEDSSLRDCTVSMELDTDQDFEARACHSQGSTSPCPSSLGAKSPAGSIPAPAFTPGIKMTSFAEQKFRKLNPNVEAKGGTSQGTTPDGSDLTIPHSVSWAPSPDISPAHQPSKDPAQAMATEMVQLRMRLEEKRRAIEAQKKKVEAAFTRHRQKMGRSAFLTVVKRKGIDGTSPSQEDTSSSEGSKTPVETPQPDKSPLKSAGEDSTCEADLMEYTRSIEKLNASLSFLQTEMQRLAQQQEVIMQMREQQAWVVSPPQPSPQKQVRELRGSGTRSSGSPSPADSPRATHRSPTNLKRKSASFHSKTPRTPRPSELKITPFNRVLTVPQSVDSIPRLRRFSPSQSVSYSFSYLGSEKKPPSGAETTDKDIEQGLEALSIECSSGTNISPTKETQQAVTEDTDLSAKEPEDKENKPTEEKEKLKRPTDDIKPAVESSVSEVLSQIVMETVFVTPTEPVDIAHQTNKNLIEVPLSVLKPLDGQALEEEGEKETSGENQDDEQKMSCGFFFKDDMKGEDSMAIKRAALLEKRLRRERESQQRKQQLEAELEQKKEEARLKAEEDRMKKEEDKARREFIKQEYLRRKQLKLMEDMDTLVKPRPVGAKQRKPRPKSIHRDVMESPRTPVRATAVSSLSLASLGDNDSVNSDRKTPRPDSADGCLSPTRSSSRNGEKDWENGSTTSSLTSNTEYTGPKLYKEPSAKSNKHIIQNALAHCCLAGKVNEGQKNKILEEMEKSGANNFLILFRDSGCQFRSLYTYCPDTEEITKLAGIGPKTISRKMIDGLYKYNSDRKQFSQIPAKTMSANVDAITIHSHLWQTKKPGTPKKVAAVKS comes from the exons AGCGCCCACCTGGCCATGATTGACACTCTGATGATGGCGTACACAGTGGAGACGGTGAGTGTGGAGAAGGTGATGGCCTGCATGCAGCAATACTCCACCGATTACCCAGACGGAGATGTGCCCTATGACACAGAGGATGCAGTCACCAGCTGGATGAATAAG gTGAACGAATACTTGAAGGAAATCATAATTCAAGAGCAAAGAAGAATGGAGGCACAGAACGCAGAGCCTGTTGAGAATCCAAAG TCTCCAACCAAGTGGTATATGAAGCTGGTTCCT GCACGTTATAGGAAGGAGCAGGTTCTGCCCAAGATGGTTCCCTGGATCCCCCCGGTGGACAACCTCCTGAAGGACAGCACAGATGGCTGTGCCCTCGCCGCCCTGCTGCACTTCTACTGCCCCGCCATCGTCAGCCTCGGAG ACATTTGCCTGAAGGAGACCATGTCACTGGCAGACAGTCTGTACAACCTTCAGCTCATCCAGGACTTCTGCAGGGAGCACTTGAACCACTGCTGCCACTTCAATCTGGAGGACATGCTCTACGCTCACTCTTCCCTTAAA AATAACTATCTTGTGTTTATGGCTGAGCTCTTCTGGTGGTTCGAGGTTGTTAAACCGCCATTTGTTCAACCTCAGGTGTTGGACACTGAAG CACCAGCCCCTTCACTAAAAAATCTGCCATCTGTCCCCATCTCAAAAGTCACAAAGAGGAGTTTCATGGAAAGACCTCCTAGTCCAGACAGACCAAG tCTCCCCCTCCGACCTCAACCACAGACTTCAGGCTCAG GTGAGATCAGGCGATCAACCTCAATGTCATTTGTGGACAGCTTCATGGGTACTTGGCCCAAGGAGAAGAA GTCTGCTGCTCAGGGTGTGTCCTTTGAAATCCCATTTGATAAAGAGTGCACCAATCAAACACCTACTGGCCGAGGAATGACTCGGTCTGCCAGCACTGAAGGTTTTGGTTTCAAGGTGCCCCACGGGACAAGGGGCATCAAGAGAAACCTGTCTTTTCAGCCTATCAATGGCAAGAACATGGGCATTGAGGAGGAAGGCTGTCCTGACAGCCAGCCACAAAATCTTAACAGTCGTCTAAATGGCTCAGGGCCACCTAGCATCGAAGAGGCCCTTGAGATCATCCACAACTCAGAGAAGCAATCACAGAGCCCCAGGGCCCATGCGACTGGTGAGGGCTTTTTTCTTCACCTGCAGAATAAAAGTGAACTGAACCCCAAAGCAAAGGATGGCGAGCTAGACTCCatttcagaatcattcaaaggGGTTGCTAGCTCTTCCACCACTGAAGTAGACACCGGCATCCATGTGCGGACAGAGGACATCCAAGAGACATTAGATGAGGACTCATCCCTTAGGGATTGTACTGTCAGTATGGAGCTTGACACAGATCAAGACTTTGAGGCAAGAGCTTGCCATAGCCAAGGCTCTACTAGCCCATGCCCCAGCAGCCTTGGTGCCAAGTCCCCTGCCGGAAGTATCCCAGCCCCTGCTTTTACACCTGGGATAAAGATGACCAGCTTTGCTGAGCAGAAATTCCGTAAACTCAATCCAAATGTGGAGGCCAAAGGTGGTACTTCCCAAGGCACAACACCTGATGGTTCAGATCTCACCATTCCTCACTCTGTCTCCTGGGCCCCTTCGCCTGATATCAGCCCTGCACATCAGCCGTCCAAGGACCCAGCCCAGGCCATGGCTACAGAAATGGTGCAACTGCGCATGAGACTTGAGGAGAAGCGTCGAGCCATTGAAGCCCAGAAAAAGAAAGTGGAGGCGGCCTTTACCCGACACCGCCAAAAGATGGGACGCAGTGCTTTCCTCACAGTTGTCAAGAGGAAAGGAATAGATGGCACCTCACCATCTCAGGAGGACACTTCCAGCTCAGAGGGAAGCAAGACGCCAGTGGAGACACCACAACCTGACAAGTCTCCGCTGAAGTCTGCAGGTGAAGACAGCACATGCGAGGCGGATCTGATGGAATATACACGCTCCATTGAGAAGCTCAATGCTTCCCTGAGCTTCTTGCAGACTGAGATGCAGCGACTTGCCCAGCAGCAGGAGGTAATCATGCAGATGCGGGAGCAACAGGCCTGGGTTGTGTCACCACCTCAACCTTCACCACAAAAGCAGGTGCGAGAGCTCAGAGGGAGTGGGACACGCTCTTCTGGGTCTCCCTCACCTGCAGATTCCCCTAGAGCTACACACCGTTCCCCTACAAACCTTAAGAGGAAGTCTGCTTCTTTCCATTCCAAGACACCAAGGACACCCAGACCCAGTGAGCTAAAGATCACTCCCTTCAACCGAGTCTTGACCGTTCCACAGTCAGTGGACAGCATCCCACGCCTCAGAAGATTCTCCCCTTCTCAGTCCGTGTCGTACTCGTTTTCTTATTTGGGAAGCGAGAAGAAACCACCATCAGGAGCTGAAACCACAGATAAGGACATTGAACAAGGCCTTGAGGCATTGTCTATTGAATGTTCTTCTGGAACTAACATCTCCCCAACCAAAGAAACTCAACAGGCAGTAACCGAAGACACTGACTTGAGTGCTAAGGAGCCAGAAGATAAGGAGAACAAACCAACAGAAGAAAAGGAAAAGCTGAAAAGGCCAACAGATGACATTAAGCCTGCAGTGGAATCTAGTGTGTCAGAAGTCTTGTCGCAGATCGTAATGGAGACCGTTTTTGTCACTCCCACCGAGCCAGTTGACATTGCCCATCAGACCAACAAAAATTTGATTGAGGTTCCATTGTCTGTTCTCAAGCCCCTGGATGGACAGGCGTTAGAAGAGGAAGGCGAAAAGGAGACTTCAGGGGAAAATCAGGACGATGAGCAGAAAATGTCCTGTGGATTCTTCTTCAAG GATGATATGAAAGGAGAGGACAGCATGGCCATAAAACGAGCAGCACTTCTGGAGAAAAGGCTGAGAAGGGAACGGGAGAGCCAGCAGAGGAAACAACAGCTGGAGGCGGAGCTTGAGCAAAAGAAAGAGGAGGCCCG GCTGAAAGCAGAGGAAGACCGCATGAAGAAGGAAGAAGATAAAGCACGGCGGGAATTTATCAAGCAGGAGTACCTGAGGAGAAAACAGCTGAAGCTTATGGAGGACATGGACACGCTTGTCAAACCACGGCCTGTGGGGGCCAAGCAGAGGAAACCAAGGCCCAAGTCCATCCACAGAGATGTGATGGAGTCCCCCAGGACTCCTGTCAGGGCCACGGCAG TGTCCAGCCTGTCTCTGGCCTCTCTTGGAGATAATGACAGTGTCAACTCGGATAGGAAAACACCCAG GCCTGACTCAGCAGACGGTTGCCTTTCGCCCACTCGCTCCAGCAGTCGTAATGGAGAGAAAGACTGGGAGAATGGTTCCACCACATCCTCACTGACATCCAACACCGAATACACAg GTCCTAAATTATATAAGGAGCCCAGTGCAAAGTCAAATAAGCATATAATTCAGAATGCTTTGGCTCATTGCTGTTTGGCTGGCAAAGTCAATGAGGGACAGAAAAACAAGATTTTGGAG GAAATGGAGAAATCGGGGGCCAACAACTTTCTGATCCTGTTCCGGGATTCCGGCTGCCAGTTTCGCTCTCTCTACACGTACTGCCCCGACACGGAGGAGATCACCAAGTTGGCCGGCATCGGTCCTAAAACCATCTCGCGCAAGATGATCGACGGCCTCTACAAGTACAACTCAGACAGGAAGCAGTTCAGCCAAATTCCAGCCAAGACCATGTCTGCAAATGTCGACGCCATCACGATCCATAGCCACCTGTGGCAGACCAAAAAACCAGGAACACCGAAGAAAGTAGCGGCCGTGAAGTCCTAG